From Vicinamibacteria bacterium:
GCCGTTGCCCGCGCGGTTCTGAACGAGACCGGGCGCGGCGGAGAACTGTCCGACTTCGAGGTCATCTGGAGGCAGTATCCCAAGGTCGTCGGTTACGGCCATTACGGCCACCGGCTTCTGTTCGATGACGCGGGATACCTGTGGATCTCGTCCGGAGACCGCCAGAAATTCACGCCGGCCCAGGACATGCAGGCGAACCTCGGCAAGATCCTTCGGTTGCACGACGACGGCTCGGTTCCGGACGACAACCCCTTCGTCGATTACTTCGACGAGAACCCGCTGGTCGACGATATCGGGGTCTATCCGCAGGTGTGGTCGCTCGGCCATCGCAACGTGCTCGGGCTGGCGTTGGATCTGAACGGTCAGCTATGGGATATCGAAATGGGGCCGGCGGGCGGTGACGAGTTGAACCGCGTCGTGCGCGGAGCGAATTATGGCTATCCGATCGTCTCCAACGGCGACCATTACGACGGGCGTGAAATTCCCGACCACGACACGCGTCCCGAATTCGAGAAACCGGCCGTTTGGTGGACACCCGTCATCTCACCGGGTTCCCTGATCGTCTATCGCGGCGATCGGTTCTCCGGCTGGCGCGGCGATGCACTCGTCGCCGGGCTGTCATCCCGGGCGATCGTGCGTATCGAGCTCGAAGGCCACGAGGCCCGCGAGATCGAGCGTTACGACATGGGTGCCAGGATTCGCAGCGTCGTCGAGGGTCCGGACGGCTCCCTCTGGGTCCTGGAGGACGACGAGGAAGACAGTACCGGGCGCTTGCTCAAACTGACACCGAAGGACTGAAATCGGGGGTCGAACCAAGGTCCTTTCCACATCAGGCCTCGTTTTTGCGGGAGGTTGGAGGGGCTGAATCTCGTCATCAAGTAATGAGGATCTTCTTTAGCGTCAGGGGTCGACGGCATGGACGAATTCACGCTGATTGAAAAGCTCCGGCGGATCGAGGCGCTCCACGCCGGCGCGACGACGGAAGGGGAACGGGACGCGGCAGAACGCGCCCGTCAGCGAATTCTGGACCGTCTCGCCTCCTGGGAGCGGACGGATCCGCCGATCGAGTACCAGTTCTCCATGGTAGACG
This genomic window contains:
- a CDS encoding PQQ-dependent sugar dehydrogenase; its protein translation is AYGGQGGLGDVALHPDFAENHRIYLSYAESGVGGETRGAAVARAVLNETGRGGELSDFEVIWRQYPKVVGYGHYGHRLLFDDAGYLWISSGDRQKFTPAQDMQANLGKILRLHDDGSVPDDNPFVDYFDENPLVDDIGVYPQVWSLGHRNVLGLALDLNGQLWDIEMGPAGGDELNRVVRGANYGYPIVSNGDHYDGREIPDHDTRPEFEKPAVWWTPVISPGSLIVYRGDRFSGWRGDALVAGLSSRAIVRIELEGHEAREIERYDMGARIRSVVEGPDGSLWVLEDDEEDSTGRLLKLTPKD